The Coleofasciculus sp. FACHB-1120 region GCTAAATACTTTGATACCTGTCGGGACAGCAATCACCATTGTGGTGATCATGAAAAACATCCGCAGCCAGGCAGGAGTGCCGCTGGTAAACATATGGTGCGCCCAGACGATTAGCCCCAAAAAGCTGATCGCCAGACTGGAATAAGCGATCGCCTTATAACCAAAAATCGGCTTGCGGGCGTGAACCGGCAAAATTTCAGAGATCATCCCGAAGAAGGGGAGGATCATGATGTAAACCGCCGGGTGGGAGTAAAACCAGAATAGGTGCTGATACACGATGGGATCGCCCCCCCCGGTCGGGTTAAAGAAGGACGTACCCACCAGCAGGTCAAAGGATAATAGAATCAGTGCCCCTGCTAAAACTGGCGTAGCGATGAGAGCCAATGCAGAAGTGGCGAGCATTGCCCAGCAGAACAAGGGCATTTGATTCCACCCCATCCCTGGCGTCCGCATCTTCCAGATGGTGACGAGAAAATTGATCGCTGCCAGGATTGAAGAGGTTCCCAGTATCAGGACACTGAGAATCCAAATCGCTTCACCGGGTTTGCCACTGACAACGCTCAAGGGGGGATAAGAAGTCCAACCCGCACCGGGTGCCCCGACTAAGAAACTGCTCAACAGCAGCAACCCAGCCGGTGGGATGATCCAGAAGGCGATCGCATTCAGTCTCGGAAACGCCATATCCCTTGCCCCAATCAGCAAAGGCACCAGGTAATTCCCAAAGCCGCCGGTTCCCGCAGGCACGATCCACAAGAAGATCATCACCGTCGCGTGAACCGTAAATAAGCTGTTGTAAACATCTGGGGCGACAAAATCGGACTCTGGCGTTGCCAGTTCCGTGCGAACGGCTGTTGCCAGGACTCCACCAATCAAATAAAAGATAAACGTCGTGACTAGGTATTGAATCCCAATCACTTTATGGTCGGTACTAAAGCTAAAGTATTCTCGCCAATGCGTTACCTTCGGTTGTTCACCGTGGGCAGGTAGATTGGCTTTTTCTTGAAGCTCTACTTGTGTCATCTCAAATTCAGAAGTTAGGGGGGTCGGAAGAGTTTTGAGTTTTGAATTTTGAGTTTTGAATTCAATAAAAGATTTTTCAGAGAACTTTCTTAACTCACAACTCAACATTCATTACTCATCCCTCTCTTACTCAGTGGTGGTGGAGAGAGTGTAGAGTTTCGGCATCGATCCCCATTTCACTGGCGTAGGGAGCCAAAAACTCAGCATCTGAGCGTTCTGCGGGGTTTACTGCCACCGCCCGATCGAGAGCCTCCGAACTAGCAACTTCTTGCTGCTCGGCAAGCCAATTCTGGAAATCTTCGGGGGTCTGAACAATGACCGTTGTCTTCATGACTCCATGATAAGCACCACAGAGTTCCGCGCAAATTAGGGGATACTCACCGATTCTGTTGGGTGTAAACCGCAGCTCAGTTTGTCGTCCTGGAACCGCATCCTGCTTGAGGCGAAACTCAGGCACCCAAAAAGCGTGTATGACATCATTTGCCGAGATGTTCAATTTCACTTCCCGTCCCAGCGGCAGATGCAATTCCCCAGCGGTCACATCGGTTCCAGGGTAGCTAAAAAGCCAAGCAAACTGTAAACCCGTAACGTTCACAAAAAATTCTGGGTCTTGACCTTGCTTGTCAGGTGTAGGACCAATGCGACCGGAAGTTACGCCCACGTCTGATGAATCCCGCAGTTGGGGAAGTTCCTTGCGGAATTTTGCTGTAGCGGGGTCTTCCAGGACTTTTTCTTGCAGCTGCTGATTGCGATTTTCAGTATCTGTGGCGCTTTCAGCCTCTGTTAAGGTAGCTGCGAATGCGGTTCCCGCACGCTTCGCTAACGCTGCCCCTGGCATTTTGGCAACCTGCTGATGACTTGGAGCGTGGGCAACCGAGTGATCCATCGGATTCAGCCCGCCTATCTCACCATAAACCTCAAAACTGTAGATCGAGATTCCCAGGACGATCACTGCTGGAATCGCCGTCCACAGAATTTCTAAGGGAACGTTGCCATGCACGGGTGGCCCGTCCGTATCATCGCCAGGACGTTGCCGAAATCTAATTGCCGCAATGATAATTATTCCCTGAACCAGCAGGAACAGACCTGTGGAAATGGTCATCATCGCGTTAAACAGCCTGTCGATTAGGGTTGCTTCCTCAGAGGCTGCTATCGGCAAAAGACCGTGGTTTTGACCGTACCACAGGCTGACAAGGGTCAGCACAATGCCAACCAGTAAAGTTAATATCGAGCTTGGGATTTTCACGGGCTTTGTCTTGGATTTGGTGCAAAACTTCTGAACAAAACAGTTTGGGCTGATGCCCAGACAGATTCGGTCTATCTAGACTGCCTCGATTTGAAGCTGCCTTTCGATTCGATCTTAAAAAATCAGTTCAGCCTCATTAACCACGGTAAGGCAGAGATCCCATAAAGGCGATCCAATCTGGCTTATCTTTTGGGATTTTTTTGGGATCGCCACCATTGACTCTGGAAAGCTACCCGCAGACAAAGCAATTGCCGCCAAGGTTCAGCCTGCTGAGCATCTCCCGCCCTGTCAGGGATTCAGGATTTAGAGCCGGAAGGTTGCTTTTGGATTTTAGCGGTTTTTTTTCTAAGTCCAAGTGATTTTTTTTAGTTAACGACTGATTAATCTAGAAGAAACCTAAAATTTTAGAAGCCAACGTCACTGCATCGCCCGGATTCGCGTCAATTTCGGTTAAATCTCGGCAATTGGAAGAAATTCCTAAAGCGGTGGCTGATGGTGCAACCGGATTATTAGAGTGGTAGCTAGAGCCGGTCATCCTCCCTAAGTAGATGCTAGGTTGGAATTGAGCGGATACTCTGGATTTGATTAAGAAAAATTAGCTTTTTGAACGCTATGACAGAATCCGTCCTTCATCAGGATGTTCGCACTCCGGAGGATTCCCACCCAAGGGACAAGATCCGTCGCTTGGTGTTTCGGCTGGGCGTCGCTACGCTGGTTTTGATGGCGATTGGGAGTGCCACCAGAGTGATGAATGCTGGGCTGGCGTGCCCGGATTGGCCTCTATGTTACGGTCAACTGGTGCCTTCTTCGCAGATGAATCTTCAGGTGTTTCTGGAGTGGTTTCACAGGTTGGACGCAGCAGCAATCGGCTTCGGCGCGATCGCGCTAGCGGTTCTTTCCTGGTGGCATCGGCGATCGCTCCCCAAATGGCTTCCTTGGGCGTCCACCTTCGCACTCTTTTTAGTCGTATTTCAGGGCGTCTTGGGAGGGCTGACCGTAACGCAGCTGCTGCGTTTTGATATTGTCACCGCTCACCTGGGAACCGCACTGTTGTTTTTTATCACCCTACTGACAATTGGCGCGGCACTCTTGCCTTATCAAGGCACAGGCACGGTTGGAAAATTGCCTTGGGTGAGCTTAACGGCTGCCCTTTTGGTCTATCTACAAAGCCTCCTGGGTGGATTAGTGGGTTCTCGCTGGGCGCTCCATCAGTGCTTTGGGGCACAAGAGTTGTGTACGGTGATGAATAGCCACATTGCGGGTGTTGTTCCCCCAACTTTAGCGATCGTCGCTGTCGTGCTTATGGCATGGCGCACACCCGCACTGCACCCAATGCTGCGCCGTCTGGCTAATCTGGGTGGTGGTTTACTGGTGTTACAAGTGATTCTCGGTGTGGCGACCTTCCGTTTACACCTCCAAGTAGAACCCTTGACAGTCGCCCATCAGGCAGTCGGAGCCGCCTTACTCGGAACCCTCGTTGCTTTTAGTGTTTTGGCGTTGCGCGATCGCGCCAGTGTCATTCCCAACCCTTCCGTATAGCTCTTCATCGATCTGCACCCCTTCGGGTGGGACTCCACAAACAAAGCCTGCGCTCGTTTACCCTTGAGCGATCGCGTTGCGGCAGGCTAAGTAATTTAGGAAAAAATAAATAATGCAGGAAATGATAGTTGGAACCGATGTCTCCCGCAGACACCAAAACTTTCTAGAGGTCATTCAGAGTTACTACCAGCTGACAAAGCCCCGAATTATCCCTCTGCTGCTGATCACAACGGCGGCGAGTATGTGGATGGCATCAGATGGACAGGTAGACCCGCTGTTGTTATTGGTGACGATGGCAGGTGGAACTCTCGCTGCTGCATCTGCTCAAACCCTCAACTGCATCTACGATCGTGATATTGATTATGCAATGGAGCGCACCCGCCACCGCCCGATTCCTTCTGGTCGAGTGCAGTCCCGCGATGCGCTGATTTTTGCAATTGTCCTGGCTTGTCTCTCTTTCACTTTGCTGACAGTCTTCGCCAACCTGCTGTCCGCCCTCTTAGCAATCTCAGGCGTTGTCTTCTACATGGGCATCTACACCCACTTGCTAAAACGCCACACCACGCAAAACATCGTGATTGGCGGTGCAGCCGGGGCGATTCCGGCGCTTGTGGGTTGGGCAGCTGTTACCGGCACCTTAAGCTGGGCAGCTTGGCTGCTTTTCGCGATTGTGTTTGTGTGGACGCCTCCCCATTTCTGGGCGTTAGCTTTAATGATTCGAGATGACTACGCCAAAGTCGGCATTCCGATGCTGCCAGTGGTTGAAGGTGAAGTGGTCACGACTCGGCAAATTTGGCTGTACACCCTGATTATGGTACCGATGACGTTGCTGCTGGTTTATCCTTTAGGGGCGTCTGGTATTGTTTATGGCATTTTTGCCTCAATCCTGGGGAGTCTCTTTATTAAGAAAGCATGGCAGTTATTGCAGTCACCTGGAGATAAACAGGTAGCGCGATCGCTTTTTAAATACTCTATCCTCTACATGATGCTGCTTTGCACCGGCATTGTCGTTGATAGTTTGCCAGTGACGCATCAATTCACCACATTGGTAGGCGAACATCTCCAGACATTAATCAGCGAGATCGCAATTTTGCAATGATTCGGCGATTAGAAATCGCGTCTACACAAAAAAACCCGCCAAGGCGGGTTTTTTGCGTTGAAAGCGATCGCACTTTCTCTATCTCAGCTATAGGGAAGGGCGCGCTCGCATTCCCATCAATAATTCGCGCAATCGCATACATTGAAAATGACAATAGTAGGATTTACGAATGCGATCGCCAAATTATAAATGCTAGCAACCCTATAGTTTACTGTCATCTATGTCGAGTGTTTGACTATTGAATTCCAGAGTTACTAAATTTTACAGTCCACAAGCCTCAATGCGCGAGAACAGACAACCCCCCAAAACCAAATCCCATACAAACAACCGCCAACCTCGATCAGTCACACCTGCTTGAACACGCGATAGTCGTGCGGGAAAATGTCCATCGGGGGCATTTGAGGTGAAAGTAAGACCAGAATAGTATTGCCATTTGTTATTTACATACCATCCAACCCGCTCGCCAAACTTATACCAGGCTTGGTAATCGTAGTAATCACAGACGCCGCTTCGACTTCCCTGCTCTATCCAAATGCACTTCTGTACGCTAAAACCGAAGCGTCCTTGGCTGTACTTTACCCACAGCTGATCAATTATGCACAAATCCTCACAGGGGAAGTTCTTGATGTTTTCTTCTGTAAGATCGTCTCTTACTGTCTTTCCTATTACCTGTAGCATCTTAGTTAGCGTTTCCCCATCGGCTTCTTTCCAGTTACCAGTTATAAGTAGCTTTTCTAGAGGTCGATAATCAACTCCCCTAGATGAAATAAGCTTGATGGAAGGTGAAGGAAAATTGTGAGTGTGGAGTGCTAAGTGTTGAGTTGACAAAGCTGACGCCTGAGTCCTCAAAGACGAGGGCTGTGGCTTCAGAGTTTGTATCACTTCATTAGCAGACTGATAGCGATTCTTCACATAGTCTTGAAGCAGTTTATCCAATATTTGCTGCATTTGAGAACTAATGCTTGTACCGCGTGGCAGATATTCTGTCCATATCCAACGACCATTCAGGGGATCATAAATACCATCAGAACCATCTTCCTTTGGCAAACATTGAGTTAATAGCCGAACGCAAGCGACACCTAAACTGTATAAATCGCTAGCTGGGTAAACTTGACCGCGCATTTGTTCTATTGGTGCATATCCAGATGTCCCAACCGTAGTACCAACTCTACTGAGAAGCGTTCCCGTTGCCTGTTTAGAGACACCGAAATCAATCAGCATCAACTTGCCATCCTTGCGGCGGCGCATAATATTTTCTGGCTTAATATCCCGGTGAATGACACCGCGTTCGTGTACAAACTTGAGGACCGGCAACAAATCGGCTAAAAGTTGTTTTATCTTGTCTTCGCTAAAAGCTCCCTGCTGGGTCAATTCTTGTAATAAATTCTGCCCCTCAATAAACTCTTGCACCAAATATAGGCGCTTATCCTGTTCAAAATAGGCAACTAATCGGGGAATTTGCGGATGTTCTCCCAAGTCATACAATCGCTTCGCTTCTTGCTTAAAGAGTTCCGTCGCTTTCTCAAGTGCTGCCGTTCCCTGCACTTGTGGAACAAATTGCTTAATGACGCAGGGATCGTCCATTCTATCTGCATCTGTAGCTTCATAAGTTCTGCCAAAACCACCTTTACCCAAGAGTCGAATCACCCGATAGCGGTTGCGAAATAATGCTGAGAGTGCTTGCGAACCGCAGCTTTGACAAAATCTATTCCCATTGGGATTGAAGGGATTTGAGCAAGTGGGAATGGAACAATAGAGCATATCTGGGAAGGCTTTAGCAGATTGTGTCTATATTCAGTTTTCCCAAAAAACAGGTGAATATTGAGCCTCAAGCCAACAACTCATCCACCGCTACATTAAATCCCGGCAATACCGTTTGAGTGCTGACTACTTGACTTGTTGTAAACATCAACGCTTGACTTTGGGTAATCACAATTACCCATCGACTTTCAGGAAATACCAGCCAAACTTCCAAACAACCTGAATCCAAATACTCGCGTGCTTTGAGAAATATATCCTCACCCAAATCAGTGGGTGAAACGATTTCTGCAACCAGAGGGAAACTCTGCGGTAATACAGCAACATTGCCAAACTGAGCCACTAATTCAGGGGTGAGATAAGCTACATCTGGACGACGCCCTTGCTTGTGGGTGCGACAAGGAACATCTGTATAAACTTTGCCTCCCTGTCCACTTGAGATTGTGTAGCTTTTCCAGTAAAAGCCTAGATTTCCCTGAATTTCGCCATGTTTAAGCGTCATTCCACTTTTCTCCACAAGTTCCCCATCCACCCACTCCATATTTTCGGGGGGATTTCGCATAAAGTCTTCTAGAGAGAAATTTTTTGGGACAACAGCAGCAGTCACCATAGGTATTCACTCTCCTTTGCAGCATTAATCGGCGGTCTGGGTCTGAGCCAATGCTAGCGCGATCGCTTATCCGTATACTTGTCTGGCGCTGTATTGTCCTGAGATGTCACTGTACGGACTTTTCGCCTTTCAAGTAGAGAAGTCTAGTGCGGTGGGAGTATAAATCCTGATGAGGGATTGAAATACAATAGAAACAAAGAGTGTTTAGATTTGTTAATTTGGGACATCTATGGCTCCCGCTGTTTTAATCGAAAAGCTTCAGAAACGCTACGGCTCAGTAGAAGCCGTTAAAAATGTTTCCTTTCAGGTAGAGCCTGGTGAAATTTTTGGTCTATTGGGGCCAAATGGTGCCGGGAAAACGACGACCCTGCGGGTCTTGTGTACCCTGACAACACCCGATGCTGGCAAAATTGAAGTTTCTGGCATCTCCGTTGTAGATAACCCTAGGGGGGCACGGCAACGCTTGGGCTATGTGGCTCAGGAGGTCGCCTTAGATAAGGTGCTGACGGGGCGGGAACTCCTGCAACTGCAAGCCGCGCTGTATCACCTCCCCCGTGCCGTGGCGAAACAGAGAATTGAGGCGGTGCTGAGTGTCTTGGGCTTGCAAGAATACGCTGATAAAAAAACTGGCACCTACTCTGGCGGTTTACGCAAGCGCCTCGACTTAGCTGCCGGGTTGCTGCATCAGCCAGATGTCTTAGTTCTGGATGAACCAACCGTAGGGCTAGATATTGAAAGCCGTGTAGTCGTGTGGGATTTCTTGCGCCAGTTGCGAGCATCCGGGACAACAGTGCTGATCACCAGCCACTATTTAGAAGAAATTGATGCCTTAGCCGACCGGGTGGCGATTATCGACCGGGGGGTAGTGATTGCCTCTGGGACGCCTTCTGAGTTGAAGGATCGGGTGGGAGGCGATCGCATCACCCTGCGTATCCGCGAATTTTCTCCCATTGAGGAAGCAGAGAAAGCGAAAACGATGCTGCAATCTCTGCCCTTTGTCCAAGAAGCGATCATCAATAGCGCTCAGGGGAATTCCCTCAATTTAGTCGTAACGCCCCAAAGCGACGCGCTGATGACAATACAGCAATCTCTACAAGCCGCTAATTTACCGATTTTTGGCATTGCCCAAGCTAGACCTAGCTTAGATGATGTTTACCTCGCCGCTACGGGGAGAACCCTGATGGATGCAGAACTTGCAGCAGCGGGTAGCCGCGATCCGAAGGCAGAGAAAAAGCAGAATATGCGGTAGCGCCAGCTTTTACACCACCAAGCCACCAAAATCCTACATCCAATATCCCAATATCCAACATCCAAAATTGATATGAGCAGTACGATAACGCCTCCTAAACCTGACATCCGGTTGCAGCCAGAGGCAGCTGGTAAATCTAATGCTGGTGCTGCATCCAGCCTCGTTAGCGACTTTATTCAAGAAACTCTGGCTTTAACGAAGCGCTTATTCATTCAATTGCAACGGCGTCCCTCGACGCTCGTGGCGGGAATTATCCAGCCTTTGATGTGGTTGGTTTTATTCGGGGCGCTGTTTCAAAATGCTCCTCAAGGCATTTTTGGCAATGACTTGAGCTACGGACAATTTCTCGGTGCCGGAGTGATTGTTTTTACCGCCTTTGCCGGGGCACTGAATGCTGGATTGCCGGTAATGTTTGACCGGGAGTTTGGCTTTCTCAACCGCTTATTAGTTGCTCCTCTGGCATCCCGATTTTCGATTGTTGCTGCCTCAGCTATCTATATTGTGACGTTGAGCTTAATCCAAGCGGCAGTGATTGTTGCAGCCAGTGCTTTTTTAGGAGCCGGTTTACCCAATCTTTTAGGCTTGGGAGCGATCGCATTGATTGTTCTACTACTGGTTCTGGGTGTCACTGCTTTGAGCTTGGGTTTAGCTTTTGCTTTGCCTGGTCACGTCGAGCTGATTGCTGTAATCTTTGTGACCAACCTGCCTTTACTGTTTGCCAGCACAGCCCTCGCCCCTTTATCCTTCATGCCCAATTGGTTGCAGGTTGTCGCAACACTTAATCCTCTAAGCTATGCGATTGAGCCAATTCGTTATCTGTATCTCCACAGTGATTGGGCACTCAGTAGCGTCGTCATGCAATCTCCTGGGGGTGCTGTAACTTTTGGCACTGCGATATTGGTGCTTCTCGGTTTTGATGCAGTAATATTATTAGCAATTCAACCCCTGCTGCGTCGTCGGTTTGCTTAAGAATCGTCTTGAGTAATGAGTACCAAGTCTTGAGTGAGTTTTGAGTTATAAAGTTGAACATAAAGATAAATTTTTTCGTCTTTATTCAAAACTCGAAATTCAATCCTCAAAACTTTCTTAGCGTGTTTCTCCCCAAATTGTCATGAATAAAAAAACTAAACTGGTTCTCGGTGTCCTGGCTGGCATGGGATTCGCCTCCTGCTTGCTGCCTCAATTAACTCTGGCTCAATCAACCCTGTCGCAACCAGGAGCGGTCAATCCCGCAGACACTTTCCAAGAGCAAAATACAGATCCATTTTCTCGGACGAATGATGGCGGTGCTTCCGGTGTCTTTGACTTGATGCATCGAGCCACCCTAGGCAACATTCGCAGTATGGACGAGTTTAGTACCGACCAGAAGAATAATCTGAATACTGCCGCCGATCAGTTCCGGCGCGAACAACTAAAGCTTCTTGGCACTCCAAATCAGGCAGCACCTGTAGCACCTGTCACTCCAGCAAACTCAGTTACCCCCGCCTCTTCGACGCCATAACTAATCAGTATTCAAATAGTCCTGTGATTGAGAAGCCCGGTTTCCTTAATGGAAATCGGGCTTCTCGGATTATTTCTAGAGACTAAAGTCGTCGGCTCAAGAAGCTAGTGCCGCTAAGATATCCTGAGCATGACTACCCGTGTTAACGCTGGAATCAACGTGAACGATCATGCCAGTACCACCAATCACGTAGGTTACGCGCTGGGCATAACCGCTACTTCCTTCAACGTCATAAGCTTTGATAATGCTGCCATCGACATCTGCCAGTAGGGGAAAAGGCAAATTGAACTTCTCGGTGAATTTCTGGTGAGATGCTTCATCATCCTTGCTAACGCCCAAGACTACAATATCTTTGCCTTGATAGTCGGCATAGGCATCTCGAAAGCTACAAGCTTGTTTGGTACAGCCGGGTGTATCATCTTTGGGATAAAAATACAAAATCACAGTTTTTCCTGCCAAATCAGACAACGAGACAGTGTTCCCATTGGTATCTTTGGCGGTGAAAGCGGGTGCCGTTGTACCGACTGCTAGAGCCATAAATTCTATTTCCTACTCAGTTATGATTGTTTGGTGAAAATCAAATTTTACAATATTTTAAAATTCCGCTTGGGCTAAGCTAAGGTGGATGACGGCAGTTAGTCTCTTATCGAGACGCGCTGGAGAGCGTCTACAGCTACAACCATAAAGTTTGTGGGTGCGATCGCTAAAAATCGGTTAATAAATAATCGATATTGACTAGATGGCAATTTTTAATCCTCTGCTGTTTCCTGGCATTACAGAAGAAATGAATTCTATTGAGGCAAAAAACTCCCAGTCGATTCAATATTCCCCTAGCAGTGTATCCCGTGCCGAAAGGGCGATGCGCTGTTCGCCCTTCCTCCTGCCTTTGTTTGCGGCGATGCGCTCAACCAGCGTTCCTCTGCAAGCGATCGCGGGTGCTTCAGGTGTCCAACGCTCCTACACCCGCCATCCTGTGCGGGAACTAGGCGCAGAAAGTTCGCTGTTGTGGCTGATTCAGGTCGGCATCCTGCGCCGAGAGGTGGATGGTCAAGGAATCACCGATAGTTTTCGCCTCACACCCTTGGGACGCCAATTGGTTGAAAAATGGGAACTTCAGGGTGGTTCGTGGCCTGCCCCCTGTCTTAGCGATCGCTTCTATAATGCCTTAAATCGTTGGTTCCGGTTGTTTTGAGGACTGAGGACTGAGGACTGAGGACTGAGGACTGAGGACTGAGGACTGAGGACTGAGGACTGAGAACTGAGGACTGAGAACTGAGGACTAAGTAAGAATTTTTCCCTGCCCCCCTGTTTTGTGCCTTTCGCCTGCTTGCCCGCTTGCCTGCTCTTCCCTATAACCCCAAACTATTAAAATGAAAGCGATTATGGTCGTGGGAACCACATCCCACGCAGGAAAATCTCTACTAACCGCAGCACTTTGCCGGATTCTATCTCGGCGCGGCTGGCGAGTGGCTCCCTTTAAAGCGCAGAATATGGCGCTGAATGCTTACGTAACGCCCACTGGAGGAGAAATTGGTTATGCCCAGGCAGTGCAAGCTTGGGCTGCGGGAGTCACGCCCTGGGTGGAGATGAACCCAATTTTACTTAAGCCCCAAGGGGACATGACTTCCCAGGTGATTATCAAGGGCAGATCCGTCGGGCAAGTGGGTGCTGCGGAGTACTACGAGCAGTATTTTGATATCGGTTGGCAGGCAATTGAAGAATCGCTGCAACGTCTTTCCGAAGAATTTGATTTACTGGTCTGTGAGGGAGCGGGTAGCCCAGCGGAGATTAACCTTAAGCACCGCGACATGGCGAATATGCGGGTAGCGAAGCATTTAAATGCCTCAACCTTGCTAGTCGTGGATATCGACCGGGGGGGCGCTTTTGCTCATGTAGTGGGTACTCTGGAGTTGCTGGAGAAGGAAGAACGGGCGCTGATCAAAGGGATTGTCATTAATAAATTCCGAGGACAGCGATCGCTCTTAGACTCCGGCATCACCTGGCTAGAAGAACGCACCGGCATTCCCGTTGCAGGTGTGATTCCCTGGATCGATCAAGCTTTGCCTGCTGAAGATTCCTTAGATTTGTTTGAGCGTCGCACGACCAAATCTTACAGCGATCTCACCATTGCCATCATCCGCCTTCCCCGGATTTCTAACTTCACCGACTTTGACCCCCTAGAAGCAGAATCCAGCGTTACGGTGAAATACATTAGCCCCAGAGAACCCTTGGGACATCCGGATGCCGTGATTATTCCAGGTTCCAAAACCACCATCGCTGACTTGATGCTGCTGCAAAAAACCGGCATGGCGCAAGCAATTCAAAACTACGCGGCAGCAGGCGGCACCATTCTGGGAATCTGCGGCGGCTTCCAAATGCTGGGCAAATTTTTAGCCGATCCCGAAGGAATTGAAGGCGAAACCGGACGTTACAAAGGTCTGGAATTGTTACCCGTAAAAACCGTAATTACCGCTCAAAAAATTGCCCGCCAACGACTCGTAACGTCTAACTATCCTCAAGCTGGTTTACCCGTCGCCGGTTATGAAATCCATCAGGGGCGCACGCGGCTGTTGGATTCAGATGAAGGAATGGGGGCATCCGGACACGCACCCAAGCAATACTCCTACAAAACCCTGTTTGACGACCCAAGTTTAGGAATTGTCGATGCCTCTCAATCAGTTGTAGGCACTTATCTCCACGGTCTTTTTGATAATGGCCCTTGGCGAAGAGCCTGGTTAAATCACTTACGGCAGCAACGGGGGCTTCCATCTCTCCCCACAGGGGTCGCCAACTACCGCGAACACCGAGAAACCATTCTGGATTCGCTGGCAGATACGGTGGAAGCTCACCTAGATTTAAAACCTATTTTGTCTTAAGGCATTGGTAATGGGTCATTGCTTTTCACCCATTACCCATTACCAAATACCCATTACCAAATACCCATTACCAAATACCAACTACTGATGAGCGTAAGTGTACTTTTTTTACCTGACGACATTGCGGTTGACGCTGAGGTAGGAGAAGCGTTATTACAGGTAGCAGAACGGGCTGGGGTGTTCATTCCCACTGGCTGCCTAATGGGTTCGTGTCACGCCTGCGAAGTGGAGGTAGGGGACGGACATACTATCTGTGCTTGTATCACAGCAGTACCGGCAGGGTGCGAACAATTAACAATCAATCTCTACGTTGACCCCGCCTGGTAGCAAACTACACACAGGGTTGAGCCGTTAATGGAATATTTGCTTTACGGATTAGCAGTCTATGGGTTGCTAGTAGTAGCACCCTACTTGATTTTTTTTCAGCGACTTTTAGGCTTGACTCTAGAGTACATCGAATACGAAATTCGGAGCGGCGAGGAAATCCCTGCTTATATCAAAGATTTATTTGAGATTCCGTTGCCAGAACTTGAAAAGCAAGGGTTTCAGTTCCATTCCTATTTCAGCTTTAATGACATTTACCTGGATGCCTCGAAAAGCTGGGGGATGGTGCTATACAACGAGGCATTTAAAACATTCGCCAATGTAAATATTCGTAGCCTACCGGAATCAGTGAGGCTGTTTACGATTGAGTTCCTTACTTTCTTTGAGGATGGTGTCCTGTTACACACAATGAATGGACAGGCTTACGGCGTGATTGGAGAAATACCCAACACCATTCTCCAAGATCCTTACGCAGTGGAAACCCAGGAACAGTGGCAAGCCCATCAAGACAAGCTTGAGCATTTGGCGCTTACAAAAATGCCCCTCGCCATGTCATCAAAGGCGTTTATTGAGAAATTGCGATCGCAT contains the following coding sequences:
- a CDS encoding Uma2 family endonuclease, with translation MVTAAVVPKNFSLEDFMRNPPENMEWVDGELVEKSGMTLKHGEIQGNLGFYWKSYTISSGQGGKVYTDVPCRTHKQGRRPDVAYLTPELVAQFGNVAVLPQSFPLVAEIVSPTDLGEDIFLKAREYLDSGCLEVWLVFPESRWVIVITQSQALMFTTSQVVSTQTVLPGFNVAVDELLA
- a CDS encoding ATP-binding cassette domain-containing protein, whose protein sequence is MAPAVLIEKLQKRYGSVEAVKNVSFQVEPGEIFGLLGPNGAGKTTTLRVLCTLTTPDAGKIEVSGISVVDNPRGARQRLGYVAQEVALDKVLTGRELLQLQAALYHLPRAVAKQRIEAVLSVLGLQEYADKKTGTYSGGLRKRLDLAAGLLHQPDVLVLDEPTVGLDIESRVVVWDFLRQLRASGTTVLITSHYLEEIDALADRVAIIDRGVVIASGTPSELKDRVGGDRITLRIREFSPIEEAEKAKTMLQSLPFVQEAIINSAQGNSLNLVVTPQSDALMTIQQSLQAANLPIFGIAQARPSLDDVYLAATGRTLMDAELAAAGSRDPKAEKKQNMR
- a CDS encoding ABC transporter permease, coding for MSSTITPPKPDIRLQPEAAGKSNAGAASSLVSDFIQETLALTKRLFIQLQRRPSTLVAGIIQPLMWLVLFGALFQNAPQGIFGNDLSYGQFLGAGVIVFTAFAGALNAGLPVMFDREFGFLNRLLVAPLASRFSIVAASAIYIVTLSLIQAAVIVAASAFLGAGLPNLLGLGAIALIVLLLVLGVTALSLGLAFALPGHVELIAVIFVTNLPLLFASTALAPLSFMPNWLQVVATLNPLSYAIEPIRYLYLHSDWALSSVVMQSPGGAVTFGTAILVLLGFDAVILLAIQPLLRRRFA
- a CDS encoding peroxiredoxin, yielding MALAVGTTAPAFTAKDTNGNTVSLSDLAGKTVILYFYPKDDTPGCTKQACSFRDAYADYQGKDIVVLGVSKDDEASHQKFTEKFNLPFPLLADVDGSIIKAYDVEGSSGYAQRVTYVIGGTGMIVHVDSSVNTGSHAQDILAALAS
- a CDS encoding Npun_F0494 family protein, with translation MNSIEAKNSQSIQYSPSSVSRAERAMRCSPFLLPLFAAMRSTSVPLQAIAGASGVQRSYTRHPVRELGAESSLLWLIQVGILRREVDGQGITDSFRLTPLGRQLVEKWELQGGSWPAPCLSDRFYNALNRWFRLF
- the cobQ gene encoding cobyric acid synthase CobQ produces the protein MKAIMVVGTTSHAGKSLLTAALCRILSRRGWRVAPFKAQNMALNAYVTPTGGEIGYAQAVQAWAAGVTPWVEMNPILLKPQGDMTSQVIIKGRSVGQVGAAEYYEQYFDIGWQAIEESLQRLSEEFDLLVCEGAGSPAEINLKHRDMANMRVAKHLNASTLLVVDIDRGGAFAHVVGTLELLEKEERALIKGIVINKFRGQRSLLDSGITWLEERTGIPVAGVIPWIDQALPAEDSLDLFERRTTKSYSDLTIAIIRLPRISNFTDFDPLEAESSVTVKYISPREPLGHPDAVIIPGSKTTIADLMLLQKTGMAQAIQNYAAAGGTILGICGGFQMLGKFLADPEGIEGETGRYKGLELLPVKTVITAQKIARQRLVTSNYPQAGLPVAGYEIHQGRTRLLDSDEGMGASGHAPKQYSYKTLFDDPSLGIVDASQSVVGTYLHGLFDNGPWRRAWLNHLRQQRGLPSLPTGVANYREHRETILDSLADTVEAHLDLKPILS
- a CDS encoding 2Fe-2S iron-sulfur cluster-binding protein → MSVSVLFLPDDIAVDAEVGEALLQVAERAGVFIPTGCLMGSCHACEVEVGDGHTICACITAVPAGCEQLTINLYVDPAW